In one window of Methanococcoides methylutens DNA:
- a CDS encoding CBASS oligonucleotide cyclase produces the protein MGGSGGGYYYPSSNRYKEDLDKIRQESYDESFETSVNELIAEKLGEANSRDSVKTREYLDQIKEIIESDIEGTVNLQFGGSVSKFTYVEGLSDVDALLKINNSELSDKSPNEVLEYIRSRFESEITNANEIKVGKLAVTIKYNDGTEIQILPAIKRRDGFKIPARNGKEWSNIIRPDKFASRLTEVNQNCGGKVVPVIKMVKHINSNLPPEQQLSGYHIESLAIEIFKSYPKELNRTNKTMTKYFYQEASEKIKSPIKDRTNQSLHVDDYLYSENSPQRVRMSYILSNTYKRMKAADDMKSVEAWKYILGDD, from the coding sequence ATGGGAGGATCAGGAGGAGGATATTACTATCCTTCGTCAAATAGGTATAAAGAAGACCTTGATAAAATTAGACAAGAAAGTTATGATGAGTCTTTTGAAACTTCTGTAAATGAACTTATTGCAGAAAAATTAGGGGAAGCAAATTCAAGGGATTCTGTGAAAACAAGGGAGTATTTGGATCAGATTAAGGAAATTATTGAATCTGATATTGAAGGAACAGTAAATCTTCAATTTGGTGGTTCAGTCAGTAAATTCACTTATGTTGAAGGACTTAGTGATGTTGATGCATTGTTAAAAATAAATAATTCAGAATTATCCGATAAAAGTCCGAATGAAGTATTAGAATATATCAGATCGAGGTTTGAATCTGAAATAACCAATGCTAACGAAATTAAAGTTGGGAAACTAGCAGTTACTATAAAATATAACGACGGAACTGAAATACAAATACTTCCAGCTATTAAAAGAAGAGATGGCTTTAAAATTCCAGCTCGCAATGGAAAAGAATGGTCTAATATTATTCGACCTGATAAATTCGCATCTCGATTAACTGAGGTGAACCAAAATTGTGGCGGAAAAGTTGTTCCAGTTATCAAAATGGTAAAACACATTAATTCAAATCTTCCTCCTGAACAGCAATTATCAGGATATCATATTGAGTCATTGGCTATTGAAATCTTCAAATCATATCCAAAAGAATTGAATCGAACTAATAAAACAATGACAAAATATTTTTATCAAGAAGCGAGTGAGAAAATAAAAAGTCCAATTAAAGATAGAACAAATCAGTCACTTCACGTTGATGATTATCTATACAGTGAAAATTCGCCTCAGAGAGTGCGTATGAGTTATATATTGAGTAATACCTACAAAAGAATGAAG